A stretch of DNA from Cryptomeria japonica chromosome 4, Sugi_1.0, whole genome shotgun sequence:
TTCGGGAGCAAAGGAGCTAGAAAGTTTAATGCATCATGGATAACTATACACCTACCTTCTTCGCAAGTTGGAGATGCTTTGTACGTGGCAATGTTCTAAATGAGGGTGACATCTTCATTTTTTAGTAGTTGAATGCCAATGATAACACACATATATTCACAGTTCATATCTATCCTCTTACGAGTCAAGGTGCaaaatttatttattctttcatttaAATAGATTTAACTCTTATATTTCTTGCTAGATTTCTTCAAGTGAGGTTATGATTTACACCAATTTTGTGTGATGTTTTCATCTGCGAGCAGCCAGAATATAGATCTAAGTAGCCATAGGTCTTCATAATATCGATTCTCCATCTTCACAATGCAGGTATAGTCCCCTTAATTTAATATATACTACATAATAAATGTTTATACTATATGTTTGAATGTTGACATTACAAGATTGCCAAAATATATGtgcattttaaatttaaattggattttaattttaattttgttatatataaaatataatttcgatattaatttcaaattttcttttaatcATAGATGGaaatcaaattatttcttcatggTCTTCTGCATCCATGCATGGAAGTCTGACATCAATCATAATCTAATACAAAACATTTCagcaaaaaaatattagaaaaacaaATTGTGCATATTACACACATTTTCTCCAAACTATCTTACTCTTCTCCTGGCAACATATTTAGTTTAAGCAAGATGAATATATATTCCTTTTATGACTCAAAATTGTGTTAGTTAAATTTGACTTCGATATATTACTATGATAAATGTGGCtttgataaatttttatttttactctACCGTATTCTAATATGCACTTGTAAATGTTAAATTCTTTGTATCTCACTTATATATATTGCTTTTTTTTATATAGTTAAACTTCTGAAAGGGCCAACACCCATTTTATTGCTTTTAACCGAAACTTTGAACCAGTGAAGTCACAATAAGAGACCCCATCCCTGTGGTGAACATGCTGAAGCATTGACAAATCTCAGATTTGTCTAGAATCTACTTGCCAATTGTTATGGTGATTGAACACCTCCTTATCGCTAGTACTTCCTTATCAGTCCATGACTCCTTATGACTCCACTTCTTGCATCGCCATGGCTCATTATCACACCAATCTTTTCTCCTTATCATTCATGGCACCCTTATTCATCCATATCATCCTTATCTCTCCATTGCATCCTTATCTCTCctaatcaccttctagattctGCACCTTCATCTTCTTCGCCCATTTCACCTCGTCTTTTTTTCATACTACTGACCAGTTCCCACGACACCAACTACATCCACCTTTTGCCATAGTTTGACATAATCAAAGTGACTTGGCAACCTTTCCCATGTCTGTAGCCTCGAACATACCATCTGTAGCCCCATCCATATAGAGTGGGGTACGAAAACCTCCTTATTTGTGATAGCTCGTGAACCTTCCAAGATTATCAGTCCGCGAGAACATCACTTGTACGGTCCACTATAAATGGTGACTTGCAATGAGTTGGTTCAAAGTGTCAAACCCAAGACCTCCACAGTATTACAAAGCTGCAACAATATTAGAGCGTTTACTCATATTAGGGCAAGTTTATCCTTATATCCATGCCCTTTTTTCCACGTAATGAGTGATAAAAATATGTTATATATCTTTTCTATATGTGTTTTTTAAAGGTCTGTTTGTTTAAATTttacttttaataaaatataaaatatgattttGAATAATTTTTAGTGATAAAATTGCAGGTAAgatattgaaaataaattttaaaaacaagGAGATATGCCCTTAATGTATGAAAAGATAGTAAATTACTATATGAATACAATATCTCCACTCCCATCCCAACAGAAAGAATGACCATCCCATCTCTACTCTCCAAGAAGATTGCGATTCTATCAATCGGTGGCAAATTGATTGGAATATTGCCAATCCAGTGCACAAAACCAAGCAGTATATACAAAATGTTCATTGGCATCCTCCCCATATGGGTTGGATCAAAATTAAtgtggatggggtggctaaaggtaaTCTTGGGTAGGCTAGATGCaaggagtggctaggaatcattctGGTCTGCTAGTTTCTACGGTGGCACTCCCTCTGGGCACCCAGTCTAACCACTATGCGGAAGCTAGCGCTgaccacattgggttacacatggctaaaagagaaggctttactAAAGTCTACTTAGAGTCGGACTTGCTATACACTATCAATTGTTTGAGTGGACGCATGGATCCTAGCTAGACAATAGCTGACCAAATCAAGGATTGTCGAGATAAAATTAATGAACTAGCAGATTTCAAAATCTCGCACGTATACTTGAAAGGCAACAACGCAGCGGATCTACTGGGCAATGTGGTAGTGTGATACGTGGCAACTAAATGGTGGAGCAGCATGGATGTTTTCCCCAAAAATCTATGCGAGCTAGCCCATGATCATTACTGCGTTAATCAATGATCTCTCATTATcacttgattgagttgatggggaAACAACTCCTTTTGGGTTTCCCCAAccaaagatctagaaacttcctcGGTGACTGGATTCTTTGTCTTATTCTGTGGCCCTTTTTTTCTATTGTTTGGAGACTTTTCTAGTTTGGCCCATTTCTTGCGATTGGTTGGTGCCTTCTCTGTTGTGGCCCATTTTCTACTATTCGGCGACCATGAgcataatgggtggggacaagaacaaCCAAGAGCCCCCTACTTGCGAGCAATGAAAGAAAAACAAGGATGTGTGGCAAGAAGTTATTGATGAGGGAGTCGTTCCCTACTTGGATCgacttcatggcccttctcctcttctCATGGAGGCCTTTGTCAGCAAGTGGAAAAAAGGGAGTCTTAGGGCTTATGGCGCTGATTATCAGATTGATGAAATCCTAGTGGCGACGGTCACTGGTCTAGCAACAACTAGTAGAAGATTTTATAGGGACAGGAAAACCAGAGAGGACGACTTGacgagtttctttgacaaagacaaggagtgcTCTAGAGTTACCAAGATGGCTAATGGCGACTACAATAGAAAAGATCTTATGGCTCCTTGGGCTGACATGGTCGAGTTCACAATGAGGTATATTACGCTCGATGTTAGATATGACAGcatcttttcctatcattttaccattttaaatcactttaggcatggtaaaatcatttctgttcatttctatctggcctcctctcTTGAAAATAGTCTAGAAAAATATTTGGAGAATCCAAACAAACCTATTCTCCATGAGGGACATATTGTTCTCATCATGGAGTACGCCAAATCCCTTCAAATTGTGTCCCCTCTATCTGAGACTAGCCATTAGACTGATATCCAAGATGTCTTTGAATCGGAAATGGATTTGGAAGAAAGTGGGGTTCCTCTTGATGACCTTGAATATATACCTACGgatgaaggggagatgatggtgaccCCTGGGACATGTAGCAATAAGAATCCTCCAAGATGGGCGTCTAGcaaatacaaaaccaccaacaaacagATCTCTAAGGACGAGCCCCtctctaaaaagaaaaagctagcgGCAAAGGACCATGGTCCAAAGATTTCAGATCAACGAATTAAATTAGACATCCCTATGAATGTCCTAAAAGAAAAATAGGGGACCATGGCCAAAGAAGAGAATAGTTGGATATAGAGGATTGGTAACCTGATGAATTTGGTAATGGAAACTACCAGAAGCCACGAGAAGTGCTGGAAGTGGGTAGAGTGCAAAATTGATACCCTCAAGGTGGGGGTTAAaaagattattgatatcttcactgctTCCCCTGAGCCCAGCAAAcctgagaaactcatgattatgaacCAAATGCTCTCCTAggatgttgaggtgatgaaatgcaatcacgaACAAATGATTAAAAAGGTGGAACAATCTATAgtggagattaagaaaaatctcaagaacctagttgacataagcaaagaaaccatgaacaatagtatagaggggcttgaaaagattaatgcaATGGTTACTGATTACAAATCCTACCACAATGAACTtgtgaaagatcttggaggggaAGATATGGCTGCTCCAGACAACAAAATCACTAGTCCTAGTTCTAGAACCAGAAGCAGGAGCAAcgacaagggtacctccagattcattatggcgGAActagaggaaatcaacaagattttcaTCCAGAAGAACAAGAATCTGGTGCTCTCTTAATTGagagttttttcttttgttttgtcttttttGTCTGCGTCTCCTTTGTTTTCGTGACTGCTCGGGGATGCTCCCCTGTTTTGATGTTGGTTCATGTCTGTTTGGTTGATGGCCGGTTGTTGTACATCTTTTGGTTTCAAGTCCATGTAAAactcgtttatctttatcaaaaactataTGAATACAATTGGCAAGAATGATTGTATATTCCATTGTAAAATGGTAAAAATAAATGCAAAGCTAAAAAATGAAGAGACAATTATATTAAAGGCCATTGTAGTAATACATTTTCGCAGTTCTGCTGGCCTTGAATATTATGGCTTAAAGTTAAACAGACTAAAAAAAGCCCAAAATGCTGGTCAATGTAACTGTTATTGATGCAAATGGGGCGACAAACACTTTCTAGTCTACATATAATATTTACGATATACAGACAATTGTTGCGAAAACCAGCATGAATATTCAGTTGATACCACCCCATGCGGAGAGTGCAATTAATGGTGATCCTTTCCACTTTACAATTATGGCATGTCCATGGGCTTCCAGACTATAATATTCTCCGGAAGCATATTCTTGTAGTAACAATCTAGCCTGATACATAGCTTGAAAGCTGAAGCTCCTTTCCCTGAACCCTGCTTGTTTGAAGAAACACGTCCACACATCATTTCTAACATGCCTAACAGTCCTCTCCTTCCCCTCATAGACTATCATATTCCTTATCTGACTTCCAGTAATTATTTCTTCATGCTTCACCCTCTTCATATCATTTCTATCTTTTAAGGTAACATCGAACAGATCAAAATACGCCATGTAATGGGAAAGTACCTCTCTGAATCTATTGACAAAAGAAGGAGAATTATGCTGGGATTCTATTTCAATATTCACCATTACCATTGGCCTCAGTTTCTTGATAACAATTAAGAGATTGTCCAGAAGGACTGGGTCGTATAACAAACTTCTCAGAACAATTGGAGCATAAACTGCCAACGCCTCACCAGATTTAACGCTGAATAAACCTTCCTTAATCTCCTCTATATTAGGGATCTCCATAATACTGTACGAAAACGGAATCGCCAAAGATTTTGCCAGCTCATGAAGTCGTTTTCCGCTTTTCCTAAGCTCTTCACCATTTATCCCAACTGCTGTAATCTTGAGAAGCTCTAGCCTACGGAAAGAAGAAGAAACGGATCGATGTGCAAGATATTCCATCAATACCGTCCAGTGCGAACCATTTCGAATTCCTAGATCAATTACATGAATTTTCTTGGCATTCCCCACGACGTCTATGCTTGCCTGCACAGACGTGAACTGCATTACATTAACAAAGGGCAGAACTCTATTATAGTAAGCAAGGAGACTGTAAAACTCATTTTTGTCAAATTCACCTTCAATATTGTAGGCAAAATCTGGGACTGGTTTGGCTGGATTGTTTAATATGCCAAGACTCTGGCGTTTGATTCTCTCCTGCAGGGCGCCAGAGAAATAATAGCCGAGCCTCTGTGTTGGATTCCCCTGCTGACAAGACAAATTTTGGCATTTACTCACCAGTCCAGCAGCGTGATCATATTTGCCCTCGCCTATCATTCGTGCAGACTCTAGCAGAAGTTGAACCAATTCCAGCCCTTCCTCTTCCTCTCCATTCATATCCTCGTGATCTGAGCTATCCTTAGCGCAAACACGATATTGTTCTCCTGGCACGGAAATATCAATTACTGTCTGCGAATTCCCTGAGTGAGAATTTTCGTTCAACTGTCCAGACATTTTATAATTGTTTACCAGTTCCTCATCAAAAGGAAAGATATGAAATAAATTATGGCTCTTGAGTTCCTCCCCAGAAGGAAACATTTCATGTTTCCGCAGCTCAAAGGTGTTGTCCATGGTCAGATATTGGTCAAGCTCAGTACCATCTGACTCGCATGGCAACGACATGATAGAATAATTTGACATTGAAATTGGAGCGGTTCCATTGTTGGATAAATTTTTCTTCTGTTTATTTGCTGCGAATTGGCTCTCAGTATTCATCTCTTTCCCGGAGGGAAACTTTTCACGGTCTGACAGACCAAAGGTGTCCTCCATGGCTATGGGTAGATATTGTATATGCTCACTACCGTCTGTCTCATTGAATGAATAATCCAATATGGAAAGAGAAATTCCATTGCCAACAGCCATCTCTCTATTTGCTGGAAATTGGCTTTCAATATTCGCTCCAGGAATTGGAAGAGTAACTTACAAAGTGCACAAAAAGGCTAGATTTCTCATATAGCCTACTCGGCGCAGACCACAATGTTCATGTCGTCATCACACCAAATGCAATGAGATACATACAAATTCGGCATATGGTCATTGTTGTCATCACACAAATTCCATTGCCAACAGCCATCTCTCTATTTGCTGGAAATTGGCTTTCAATATTCGCTCCAGGAATTGGAAGAGTAACTTACAAAGTGCACAAAAAGGCTAGATTTCTCATATAGCCTACTCGGCGCAGACCACAATGTTCATGTCGTCATCACACCAAATGCAATGAGATACATACAAATTCGGCATATGGTCATTGTTGTCATCACACAAAATCCAAGGAGATAAATACAAATTCAGCATAAATTGTTAATCGGTAGAAATAATTTTAAGATGGCAATTCTTAAACTATGAATTTTGATTATAAAAAGTAACATTAGAGAAGTGTAAATTATTACGGACATTGTGATTGTTGAAGAGTATGAGATTAAAAAAATTACTTATAGTAAGTTATTATAAAGATTTTAATCAATTGATCTTTATGAATTAGGTTAGTTAAATATGTAATGCTAACAAATATTAACATGAAAATGATGTctaatttttttgtgtgtttttttgtttttttttaattgattttcatgattatGAGTCAGTCCTGAAGCTTGAGTGGGTTAGAGAAGGGAAGCATTTTTAAAATTCAGTTCGGGGAGAAAGACTTCTCATTCCTAACTAACTCATTTAAAAGGTTGCAGTGTCAGGGGTCAAGTCACATAGAGAGGGGCTTACCCCTAATGCAATAGTCAATAATTAATTTGACATTACTAGCTCCTTGGCAAGGATTTTAAACAAggtcttaaaaaataaaaaatatccctATGATTTAAGGACTGGAACATCATCGATTTGTGGTGTACGATGTTATTCTAAGATAACCATAAATTGATATTATTACtctaggatagtattgctactaccTTTATTGCAAATCTAATGTGAGTATTCACATTGTCTCTACCTTCCCACACAAAATTTTGTATTTGAAATAATATTAGGCTAAATGTTAACATGGTAATAATAAtatcattaattattattatattaatattgttattattgttatctcaATGTTAATATAACTTAATGGTGATTATATACCACTGCTAtttcctttgacaataatggcctttatattttaatgtgataatgCTATTAATCCATATTTTGTTGACTTTAATTGCCTATAAATTTATGTTTGTATACGTGTATATATTTTTACATATATTTGATTGTATATTCTAAAAGAATGATAGACCACTATATTTTTAACTTAGGTTAGTCTCATCTACCCTAGAGTACCAATGTTGAATTTAACTGGTAAATTTAAATGCTTATTAAAATTTACTCTTCCTGCAACCGCGTGCAAGTCTGACCTTGTGTAATTTAGACTAGCTTGTCTTATTATCTAATTCCAAGCATATAGCTAAAattgttttaaataaaattttgccatttttttggaaTGTGATTCAAGCTCAAGATATTGTTGTACACACTCTTCCTACATGGTCAATTGACCATATTAGACTAGGCAATTGTGTTTTAGAATAATAGGCCACTATATTGTTTAACTTAGTTTAGTCTCATCTACCCCAAAGTACCAATGTTGAATTTAAATGCTCATTAAAATTTACTCTTCTTGCAAACACATGCAAGTTTGACCTTTTGTAATTTAAACTCGCTTGTCTTATTATCGGATTCCAAGCATATATCTACAACTTGTTCTAAATAAATTTTTGGCATTCTTTTTGGAATGTGATTAAAGCTCAAGAAATTGTTGTACACACTCTTCCTGCATGGTCAATTGACCATATTAGACTATGCAATTGTGTTTTAGAATAATAGGCCACTATATTGTTTAACTTAGTCTAGTCTCGTCTACCCTAACGTACTAATGTTGAATTTAAATGCTCATTAAAATTTTCTCTTCCTGCAAACACATGCAAGTTTGACCTTGTGTAATTTAAACTGGCTTGTCTTATTATATGattccatgcatatatatacaacttgttttaaataattttttgccattttttttggaaTGTGATTCAAGCTCAAGAAATTGGTGTACACACTATTCCTACATGGTCAATTGACCATATTAGACTGTGGAATTGTGTGACATGTGTTCCATTTTTGTTTTGGCTACTTGCGTTGGTCCTAGTTAAATGACTTAtgttttttgataaattttttaaaccaaaataatGAAGTTGAATTCATTTCCCCCCTCCTTTATTTACCACTCATGTAGCATGCTAAGGGAAGAGGGGTGTAGTTGAGCTCTTTTGGAGCCTAGGAATTCTTTACATAGTCTTTTTAAAAACCTCAACGTAACTCTCGCATGGTTTGAATGACCTTTCAAGTCTAttttaaaatcattgaaaacatatTCACCTTTGCTTTCATTTTCTGAGCATTGAGAGGGAGAgagttagtttagttttcttttaaaCTTTTTTAAGTAGCTTTTTGTTAAGTTTTCTTTTAAACTTTTTTAAGTAGCTTTTTGTTTTGTTTATAGATGGAAGGTGAGGGAATTCTTGCGTAAGTGTTTATTACAACTATGTTTGAGTATTAAGGAGCTACAAATATCTAGTGAGTTGTGTGTTATACTGTGAGCACATACACATCCAGTGTATGAAGTTTGAAAATTATAAATCAAGCCAAATATCATACTCAACCCCCTTCGTAAAGAAAATGTATGAAACTAAgtttatatttatttgtatattTATAACTCAGGAAGCAATAAAATGATGTATGTTGGAGAGGGTCATCTcttttctagctttatttctatAGTAGGTTCTTTAGATTTatttctttttattaaaataatggaAAAAGAGAGATGAGAAATATTACATATCATGATGAAAGAATATTAGATGCCTTTTCTTTTTGTACTAGCACATACAATTGATTTTTTTTAGCATATTCCCACTACATAATTTCAGGAGTAATATTTTTAGAACATGAATCCACATATCAACATGCAGATTTATACAATGGAAACATAAACTATTCATTTACTAACTCCTATGTCAAACATTTTTATCATGACAACACATGTATCTATAATGCATTATGTCATGTCTGATAAAAAAATGTTTACATTTTTCTATACTCTACACTTTACACCAATCTCCAATAGCACTTTATTATTCTGAAACAAAAGGAAGATAAACTAAAAAAATAGTGACATGGTAAATATTCATTTATACCCTAACTAGAATGATCTAAATATAAATAAGAGACCTCTTAATGGACGTAACTTAAAACAATACTTTGAATTAGTTCTTTTCCTCATAGGGACAAACAAATTAGGTCCACATATGTTCTCTTCAAGTTCACCTCAAGAATAAGGTAGGTAAATAATAGTTCTTTCTTCATGATCACATAACTTGCACAAATGCACTAGAAAGAAGGTTATTCTTGAGAAAAAACCAATGGGGAGTTCATTTGCCTCCCAAACATAATATTGAGGAGTAGTCCACCTCTAATTTTGAGGAGGTAGAAAGGTTCTTGGGTTATACAATCTTTCAATGAGAAAATTTTCTTGCAAACATAATATAATGAGGAAAAAACAAACTAACTTGATTGTAGCTACAAACCAGCCAAGGGAAACTCTACACAAAGTTTTTCAATAGAACTAAAGTGTATAAATAAGTTTAACACACTTATGGGAGTTAAACCTAGGCTCACATTTACTTATAGTATCTTAGTACCTCCTCCTTAACCATCATTTCACCAATGCCAACCCCACACATCTAAAATCATAACACTTAAAGAAGTAAGCACATACATGTAACTATGAACAATATGTTTGTACTCTTACCCAATAGAAACTACTTAAAATTAAATAGTGGTACTCTTACGGGcattataatttttatttcaacaaaaaaatggGTACTCATACCTAGCCTATGACACTCCCCATTATCCCTCATACTCTCATAGCCCCAACACATAAAAAGAATTGCTCACTATGTGAGTTCATCTTCAACATAATATCCCACTCAACAAAACATTAAAACACATATGTGATGGATAAGCCACCCTTTAGGATACAACAAATATTCAATCACCATATTAAGAACAATAATGGATGTAAGTACACAACAAGAATAAGAAGGGCCAAACAAGAGGAATACTTAGTTTCATCTCCTACATTGGTGAAAATTGGTGTAGCTCCAAGTATCTCTTTCCATTTAGCTCTCCCTACAAAACTTGGCCTTTATCATTCCTTCTTTCCTCAATTTTGAGATATGAACATCCAAAAACTAACAAAATCCAAGGATGTCCCCTACTAAGAAATCtaatattttctctctttttttgaaCTATGTAGAAGATCACCTCGCATGTCACTATCACACTTGATTCTTTTGAAACCCTAACTACTTTTCTCACATGTGTGTGAGAACACTCCACTTCTTTACACCATCCTTATGATCTATTTTACT
This window harbors:
- the LOC131027290 gene encoding DELLA protein RGL1-like; this translates as MAVGNGISLSILDYSFNETDGSEHIQYLPIAMEDTFGLSDREKFPSGKEMNTESQFAANKQKKNLSNNGTAPISMSNYSIMSLPCESDGTELDQYLTMDNTFELRKHEMFPSGEELKSHNLFHIFPFDEELVNNYKMSGQLNENSHSGNSQTVIDISVPGEQYRVCAKDSSDHEDMNGEEEEGLELVQLLLESARMIGEGKYDHAAGLVSKCQNLSCQQGNPTQRLGYYFSGALQERIKRQSLGILNNPAKPVPDFAYNIEGEFDKNEFYSLLAYYNRVLPFVNVMQFTSVQASIDVVGNAKKIHVIDLGIRNGSHWTVLMEYLAHRSVSSSFRRLELLKITAVGINGEELRKSGKRLHELAKSLAIPFSYSIMEIPNIEEIKEGLFSVKSGEALAVYAPIVLRSLLYDPVLLDNLLIVIKKLRPMVMVNIEIESQHNSPSFVNRFREVLSHYMAYFDLFDVTLKDRNDMKRVKHEEIITGSQIRNMIVYEGKERTVRHVRNDVWTCFFKQAGFRERSFSFQAMYQARLLLQEYASGEYYSLEAHGHAIIVKWKGSPLIALSAWGGIN